A region from the Leptospira venezuelensis genome encodes:
- a CDS encoding alpha-ketoglutarate-dependent dioxygenase AlkB family protein, which translates to MELFESEKLRNQLPKDGVVTYYGTILAGNSADSFLKILLEDIPWKNDEAIIFGKHIVTKRKVAWYGDSNYEYTYSNTTKKALAWTKELSVLKSLTEEITGTKFNSCLLNLYNNGEEGMAWHSDDEKALGKNSTIASLSFGAERKFYFKHKSTKEKISLILEHGSLLVMKGAQESWHHSLPKTKSIKQPRVNLTFRTMLY; encoded by the coding sequence ATGGAACTGTTTGAGTCGGAAAAACTTCGAAACCAATTACCCAAGGACGGGGTAGTTACTTATTACGGAACGATCCTTGCTGGCAATTCAGCTGATAGTTTCTTAAAAATTTTACTCGAAGATATTCCCTGGAAAAACGACGAGGCGATTATTTTCGGGAAACATATTGTTACCAAAAGAAAAGTTGCCTGGTATGGAGACTCTAACTACGAATATACTTATTCGAACACGACTAAAAAAGCATTAGCTTGGACAAAAGAACTTTCTGTTTTAAAAAGTTTAACCGAAGAAATTACCGGAACCAAATTTAATTCCTGCTTACTCAATTTATACAATAATGGAGAAGAAGGAATGGCATGGCATAGTGATGATGAAAAGGCATTGGGGAAAAACTCCACAATTGCCTCTCTATCATTTGGAGCAGAGAGAAAATTCTACTTCAAGCATAAGTCCACGAAGGAAAAGATTTCCTTAATATTAGAGCATGGAAGTTTATTGGTTATGAAAGGAGCCCAAGAATCTTGGCACCATAGTCTTCCTAAAACCAAATCGATTAAACAACCAAGAGTAAATCTAACTTTCAGGACTATGCTTTATTAG
- a CDS encoding Ada metal-binding domain-containing protein, producing the protein MFLHLELQPQELRSLIRKRKLDFAGNLKLKIYGTLSCESGKRMKKENRIFFSSEKEAISLGFRPCGHCLKEKYKVWKHGTV; encoded by the coding sequence ATGTTTCTTCATTTAGAACTTCAACCACAAGAGTTAAGGTCTTTGATCCGAAAAAGGAAATTAGATTTCGCTGGGAATTTAAAACTAAAAATTTACGGAACTCTTTCTTGCGAATCAGGCAAAAGGATGAAGAAAGAAAATCGTATCTTCTTTTCCTCAGAGAAAGAAGCGATTAGTTTAGGATTTCGACCTTGTGGGCATTGTTTAAAAGAAAAATATAAAGTTTGGAAACATGGAACTGTTTGA
- a CDS encoding methylated-DNA--[protein]-cysteine S-methyltransferase: MKGQETTDFNRIADAIFYLRKNFKTQPSLEDIASKLKLSPHHFQRMFTDWAGVSPKKFLQYTTLEYAKGLLKETGSSLLDTALDSGLSGTGRLHDLFINLEGMTPGEYKNGGKDLSINYSYAESPFGKLLVASTPKGICYISFFESEKKVFQDLKSIFPNATYNQTVDMIQQNALFIFSHDWSQLGKIKLHLKGTEFQLKVWETLLKVPMGKLSTYGQIGEQMGNPKATRAIGTAIGNNPVAFLIPCHRVIRASGEFGEYHWGDSRKVAMIGWEAAKTDLVNRNDL, translated from the coding sequence ATGAAAGGACAAGAAACAACCGACTTTAATCGGATAGCGGATGCGATCTTCTATCTTCGCAAAAATTTCAAAACACAACCAAGCTTAGAAGATATCGCAAGCAAACTTAAACTCAGCCCTCATCATTTTCAAAGAATGTTTACAGATTGGGCGGGAGTAAGTCCGAAGAAGTTTTTGCAATACACTACTTTGGAATATGCAAAAGGTTTACTGAAAGAGACAGGTTCCTCATTACTAGATACCGCCTTAGATTCAGGACTTTCCGGAACAGGAAGGTTACACGACCTATTTATCAATCTAGAAGGAATGACTCCTGGAGAATATAAGAACGGTGGAAAAGATCTTTCCATTAACTATAGTTATGCAGAGTCTCCTTTTGGCAAATTGCTTGTAGCTTCTACTCCAAAAGGAATTTGTTATATTTCATTTTTCGAAAGTGAGAAGAAGGTATTCCAAGATCTAAAGTCCATTTTTCCAAACGCGACTTATAATCAAACCGTGGACATGATCCAACAAAACGCTTTGTTTATATTCTCTCACGATTGGAGTCAATTAGGTAAGATCAAATTACATCTAAAAGGAACAGAGTTCCAGCTCAAGGTATGGGAAACTCTTTTAAAAGTTCCTATGGGAAAACTTTCCACTTACGGACAGATTGGGGAACAAATGGGAAATCCTAAGGCCACCAGAGCGATAGGAACAGCAATCGGGAATAACCCCGTGGCATTCCTAATCCCTTGCCATAGAGTGATCCGTGCTTCCGGCGAGTTTGGAGAATACCATTGGGGAGATTCCCGTAAAGTTGCAATGATCGGTTGGGAAGCCGCTAAAACAGACCTTGTCAATAGGAATGATCTGTGA